The Siansivirga zeaxanthinifaciens CC-SAMT-1 region TATTCGCAGGTTTTGTTTTTCCTTTTTTAACGATTCCAGGGTTTCTCCAGAAAATATAAACGCTTCACCATTTGATTCCGATACGTTTTCCCCTTCAAAGTCTTTGTTGCCAATTCCTATAGCTAAGCGAACATCTAAGCCGTTAATAGATTTTATGCAAGATTTAATATATAGTGCACATTCAAAACTAGTAAACCAATCTTTTATTTCTATTTGAAAACTATCGCCTCGATAAATAGTCCAGTATTTTTTACTTGTACTTAAGTTTGATAAAACACGTTTTAAGGCTTCAATCCAAATATCTTGATTGGTTTGCGTTCTAGATTTTATAATATCACCTGTTATTACACTTGTTATCATTATAGAATTATTACATGATAAACAAATATATCATGTTTTTAAGTGATAAACAAATATATCACTCTTTTAAATGATATTTAATCTTGTAACTCGACTTTTGTAATGAAATATTTAGTATCTCCAAGCCAAAATAAGGTTTTGTAACGCTCGATATAATGAAGTTTTACATATTTACCCTGAAGTCTATTTAAATCTTCAATAACCTGCTTTTCTTTATCTTCAACCGAGAATTTAAATAATTGCGCTAACGAAACACCCTGACTAATCTCGCTTTCCCAGGTTTTAATTACCATGCCTTTATGGCTAAATTTCACCAATTCACCAGCGCGAACACCTTCACTGTAACTAACAAAGTAAAGAAAGCAAAGGTATAATGATGTGGCAACAATAACGCCAATACCTAATTTTATTAATATTTTCATGTTTGTTTATTTTTGGTTTTTATTCTTCTTCTGCACGTTTTAAAATAGCTTCTGGAAGCGATTTTTTAGCTTTAGCCCCCATTTTTTTAAGTTTTTCTACGCTGGTTATTAAGTTTCCTCTACCATCAACTAGTTTATTCATAGCGGCAGAATAATCACTTTTAGCAGCATCAATCTTTTTTCCAACACCTGTTAAATCGTTAACTAAACCTTCAAATTTATCATATAAAGCACCTGCTTGTCTGGCAATTTCAATAGCGTTTTGTTGTTGCTTCTCATTATTCCACATAGTATCTATGGTTCTAAGTGTAGCCAACAGGGTAGAAGGTGTTACAATAACTATATTTTTTTCGAAAGCTTTATTGTAAATGCTGTTGTCTTCATTAACAACAATAGCAAAAGCGGGTTCTATAGGGATAAACATTAAAACAAAATTCGGGGATTCTATATCATATAAATCCTGATAATTTTTTTCTGAAAGTTGATCGATATGTTTTTTAATAGAATTAATATGCGCTTTTAAATACTGTGGTCTATCATCTTCATCGGCATTTACTAGTCGCTCATAATCAACTAATGACACCTTGCTGTCGATAATCATTTTTTTGCCATCTGGTAAATTTAAAACCACATCGGGTAAAACACGGCTGCCATCTTCGAGCGTAAAACTTTGCTGAACAAAATATTCGCGATCTTTTTCTAAACCCGATTTTTCCAATACACGTTCGAGAACCAATTCGCCCCAGTTGCCTTGCATTTTACTATCGCCTTTTAAAGCGCGGGTTAGGTTGGTGGCTTCTTTTGTAATTTGCTGATTGAGTTCTTTTAAGCCCTCTAATTGAGTTTTTAAAGCCGAATGCATGCTAATACTTTCCTTTTGGGTGGTATCAACTTTCTCTTCGAAGTTTTTAATTTTTTCTTGAAGCGGACTCAAAATATTGGCAATGTTTTCTTTATTCTGAAGTGTGAATTTTTCCGATTTTTCATCTAAAATAC contains the following coding sequences:
- the rmuC gene encoding DNA recombination protein RmuC → MMDNIILILAIIISGAIGAYLGVFINKLKSKSDKSTLEERNNNLQIQLNDLKQNYEVEKAKQLELFNIQITDLKENISKIESERESIRKEKEFLNSELARKNADFENLQELNLKRDKEVEERQEQLRKDFELLATRILDEKSEKFTLQNKENIANILSPLQEKIKNFEEKVDTTQKESISMHSALKTQLEGLKELNQQITKEATNLTRALKGDSKMQGNWGELVLERVLEKSGLEKDREYFVQQSFTLEDGSRVLPDVVLNLPDGKKMIIDSKVSLVDYERLVNADEDDRPQYLKAHINSIKKHIDQLSEKNYQDLYDIESPNFVLMFIPIEPAFAIVVNEDNSIYNKAFEKNIVIVTPSTLLATLRTIDTMWNNEKQQQNAIEIARQAGALYDKFEGLVNDLTGVGKKIDAAKSDYSAAMNKLVDGRGNLITSVEKLKKMGAKAKKSLPEAILKRAEEE
- a CDS encoding transcriptional regulator, which produces MITSVITGDIIKSRTQTNQDIWIEALKRVLSNLSTSKKYWTIYRGDSFQIEIKDWFTSFECALYIKSCIKSINGLDVRLAIGIGNKDFEGENVSESNGEAFIFSGETLESLKKEKQNLRIKTRDSKLDEELNLYFKLALITMDSWTKNSAEMVKLTLENPNALQSELGKLLGINQNAVSNRQKRAQLETLLELDQMYRQKLAILS